GAGCATACTTACTGAGTGCCTTCTCCCTGCTTATAGTTTCCGCAAGAAGCTTTATCTCCTCCTGCCCCTTCCCGTGCATCATGGCAAAGAGATTGTACCTGAACTTTTCGGAAGTTGTCCTCTGATAGCAGTGGGAAACACCTTTAAAGCCTGCTATGTATCTGCCTACCTCTTCTATGGCATCTTCGGGAACTTCCCAGACACTCATGGCATTGGCAACATATCCCGCTCTTCTATGGTAAAGTACCGCGGAAATTCTCCTTAGTACTCCCCTCTCTTTTAGTGCGCTGAGCTTTTCTAAAAGCTCTTCCTCGGACATGCGAAGCCTTTTGGCATACTCAAGGAAGGGTCTTTCCACAAGAGGAAAGCTTCCCTGCGTAATACTCACTATCCTTTTCTCTTCCTCTGTAAGAGGAGTATAAGTGTAAACCTTTGTATCAACGCTTTCCTTTTCAGCGGGAGATTCGTAATCAAGCTTCACACCTATCTTAAAGAGCCTTACTACTCTTAAAACCAGGTAGTCCTTAACTCTTTCCCTTTCAGCCATCAGTCTTACGACATCTTCAAGCTCCGAAATCTCTGGTGGGACTGCTAAGGTAAACCACAGATTAAAGTCATGCGTCCGCTCGTAGTTGTGGCTGACACCCGGGCAGGCATTCACAAAGTTGGCTACCTCCTCCAATTTCTGTCTGTCAACCTTGAAGGCTATTAAAGCTGAATCATAACCGAGCAGTCTGCTGTCGTATATGGGTGCTATGTGCCTTACTATACCATCTTCTACAAGTTTTTCTATGGTCTTTAGAAGTTTACCTTCCTCAATGCCAACCTCCTGAGCAAGCACAGAAAAGGGCTCCTTGACTAACGGTATATCCTTCTGTATGATTTTTAGAATCTTGTCAAATTCATTTCCCATGCTATAATTATAACATTATGATATACTCAGAAACAGTAAAGTATGCACTCTTGGCTTTGGCTTACTTGGCGCTCAACAGGGACAGGCTTGTCAAGGTGGAGGAGATAGCTGAAGCACAGAAGATACCTAAGCCTTTTCTGTCCAAGATATTTCACAAGCTGGCAAGGGAAAGGGTGCTCAGGTCTTACAAAGGTCCTACAGGTGGTTTTGCCCTCGCAGTACCTCCCGAACAGATTACCATAATGGATGTGATACGCTACTTGGATGAGGACTACAAGCTGGATTACTGCGCCCTGAGACCTGGAAGGTGCGAAGAGTGGCAGGTGTCGCCGTGCAGGGTACACGAAAAGTGGACGCGCCTGAGAGATACTATAATGGACTATCTTAATAACACTACCATAGCTGAGCTGGCTGAGGTGGAAGAAAAGCACAGGCATGAAAAGCCTGTGCAGTTGGAAAAGTTCTCTAAATAACATACTCAAGCCTGTCCTTGAACTCCTCCTGCTTTCCTCTGTTCCACCTCTGCACAGGTCTGTAGTAGCCTACCACTCTTGAGTAAACCTCTGCAGGTTTTCCACACTCGGGACATGTAAAATGCTCTCCCCTGATGTAGCCGTGGTCTTCACACACGGAGAAGGTAGGCGTTATGGTAATGTAGGGTACGGGGTATAACTCAAGGACTTTCTTAACGAAGTTGGCAACAGCTAACTCGTTGGGAGATTCCTGAAGGAAGAAGTGGATAACTGTCCCGCCCGTGTAAAGCACCTGAAGGTCCTTTTGATGCTCAAGCACTTCAAAAGGGTCATCTGTAAGCCCCACAGGAAGGTGTGTGGAGTTGGTGTAGTAAGGCTCTTTTTCACCTGCGGTGATTATGTCTGGAAATTTTGCCTTGTCTATCTTTGCAAGCCTGTAAGAGGTGCCTTCTGCAGGTGTCGCTTCAAGGTTATAAAGGTGTCCCGTTTGTTCCTGAAAGTCCGCAAGCTTCTCTCTCATAAACTTAAGGACTTTTATTGCAAAATCCCTACCCTCCTTCTCCGCTATGGAAACACCCAGCAGGTTAAGGCATGCCTCGTTCATACCTATAAGACCTATGGTGGAAAAGAAAGTGTCAAAGGAGTCCAGGTATTCTCTGGTATAGGGCATAAGACCCTTCTTTAGATTTCTCTCAATGACCTTCCTCTTTATCTCAAGGCTTTCTCTGGCAAGCTCCATAAGGTGGGATAGCCTTGCGAGAAACTCCTCCTCATCCTTTGATAAGTAGGCTATTCTGGGAAGGTTTATGGTTACCACACCTATGCTACCCGTTTTGTCCGCACTCCCAAAGAGTCCCCCCATTCTGCTTCTGAGTTCCCTAAGGTCAAGCTGCAGCCTGCAACACATACTCCTCACATCCCCGGGCTTTAACGAGCTGGATATGAAGTTCTGGAAGTAAGGTATGCCGTACTTGGCAGTTATCCTCCAGAGAAGCCTCGCGTTCGGAGATTCCCATACGAAGTCGGGCGTTATGTTGTAGGTAGGTATGGGAAAGGAGAAAATTCTTTCCATGTAATCACCTTCCATCATCACCTCAAGGAAAGCTCTGTTTATAATGTCCATCTCCTTTTGGAAATCCCCGTAGTAGCCTATATCGGGTCGCTCTACGCCTCCTATTATGACAGGTCTTTCCTTCATGTCCTCAGGCACAGTCCAGTCAAAGGAGAAGTTTATGAAAGGTGCTTGAGACCCCCACCTTGATGGCACATTCAGGGAAAAGACCAGCTGTTGGATGAGCTGTTTTACCTCCTCGTAAGAGAGTTTGTCCACCCTTACAAAGGGAGCTAAATAGGTGTCCACAGAATTAAGCGCCTGAGCGCCTGCAAACTCCATCTGGGTGCATCCTAAGAAGTTCACTATCTGACCAAGAAGGGAAGACAGGTGCTTTGCGGGACCTGCAGTCACCTTACCGTAGCCACCTCTAAAGCCTTTACGAAGAAGGTCTTCCAGAGACCAGCCCGCACAGTAGCCCACTATACCGTGCGAAAGGTCGTGTATGTGAAAGTCTCCCTCTCTGTGAGCTTTTGCTATCTTCTCTGGATACACATGGGTAAGCATGTAATGAGCTATAACTGTGCCTGCAGTATGTAGCATAAGACCGGAAAAAGAGTAGCTTGCATTGGCGTTTTCCTGCACCCTCCAGTCCTGCTTATGTATATACTCCTGAACTACCCTCTCCGCATCCACTATGGCGTTGGATATGTCTCTGAGTTCCTCCCTCCTCTTTCTGTACAGTATGTAAGCCTTTGCAGTTTTGGCAAAACCGTGCAGTATGAGAGTTTCTTCCACAAGGTCCTGAATTTCCTCCACATGCACCCTCTGCTTACCCAAGCTTAAAACTTTTGTAACTACATCTTCCACAAGCTCATCAAGTATGCTTTGCTCAACAAACTCGCCGACAGCCTTAAAAGCTTTGAACATAGCTCTCTGAATCCTTGACCTGTCAAAGGGAACAAGAATCCCGTCCCTTTTCACAACCAGAGGAAGCTCTCTCTCCACCTTCCTTTTAAGCTCTTCCACTCCTCCTATCCTGAGCATCCCTTTACCTCCTTCATAGTTTGATTACTTTAAAATCATAAAAGTTCTTTATCTTCAGTCAAGCCTCCCTGAGCCTACTCCCAAAGGGTATTACCTGTGGGGAAAATAACTCACCTGCGGAACGATACTTTTGTGGGATAATTTATTTTCTCATGAGGGGCGTAGCTTTTTTTACGCTGGGTTGCAGGAGCAACGAGTTTGACACCCACTTTATAGCTCATCAGTTTCAGCTCAAGGGCTACCAAGTTGTGGACTTTGATAAAGCTGACATATATGTAATAAACACCTGCAGTGTGACTGCAGGGGCAGAAAGGTCCTCTCGGCAGGCCATATACAGAGCCAAGAGGTTAAACCCTAATAGCTTGGTGGTGGTCACAGGTTGCTACGCACAGATAAACCCACAGGCTCTGTCTGAGTTAAAAGAGGTAGACCTGGTGGTAGGAAACACTCACAAGAGGGACATACTCAGAATAGTTGAAGAATATCTGAGCGAAAGGAAAGGAAAAGTTTATGTGGACAATGTGTTCAGACAAAACAGCGTGGAGAGTTTTGAGCTAATTACCTACTTTGAGAAGGTAAGACCTTTTGTGAAAGTTCAAGAGGGTTGCAACAGGTTCTGCAGTTTCTGTGTGATCCCCTTTGCCAGAGGCAAGTCAAGGAGCGTCCTAAAGGAGAAAGTCCTAAAGGAGGCGGAGCTTTTGGCGGAAAGGGGCTTTAAGGAAATAGTCCTAACGGGAACACAGCTCACTCAGTACGGCTGGGACATAGCAACAGACCTCTGCGACCTTTTAAAGGATCTTGTCAAGATAAGGGGGATAGAGCTTATAAGGCTATCCTCTCTCTACCCTTCGGAGATAAGTCAGAAGCTTCTGGATTTTGTGCTTTTGGAAGAGAAGATAGCCCCTCACTTTCATTTGCCACTTCAAAGTGGCTCAGACAGGATTCTACAGCTTATGAGAAGAGATTACAGCGTAAAGGACTACGTTCATCTTGTGGAGAAAGTAATAGAAAAAAGACCCCTCTCTTCTGTGGGGACGGATGTGATAGTAGGTTTCCCCTCCGAAAGTGATAAAGATTTTGAAGAGACCTACAAGCTTCTTAGCCAGCTTCCCATACACTACATGCATGTATTCCCTTACTCGGACAGGGAAGGCACAAAAGCCTGTAAGATGAGCCGGAAGGTCAGCCAGAAAGTAAAAAAGGAGAGAGTGAAAACCCTCAAATCCCTTGACCAACAAAAGAGAGCGGAGTTTTTAAAGAAGAACGAAGGTAAGGAGCTGAGAGCTTTGGTCATAGAAGAGAACATGCTCTTGACGGAAAACTACCTGAACTTAGAAAGGGAAGGCTACACATCCATAGGTGAGCTTGTAAGGGTTAAGGTTTAAAAGGCCCACCCCCATTGCCGGGGGTGGTGAGGAGGTGTGCCATGGGGAGGGGTTTATAAATACCCTTTTATTAGTTATCACTTATAGGTATTATAAGAAATTTTTATAAAAAAGCAAGAGGTTTAGAATATGATGGCAGTCAGGAAGTAGTCGGATATGAGTATTAGCATAGAGGAGACTACTACGCTGTTGGTGGTGGCTCTGCCTACACCTTCTGTGCCACCGCCTGTGTAAAAGCCAAAATAACAGCTAACCGCTGAGATGATAAGACCAAAGAAAACAGCCTTGTAAAGACCGCCTATAAAGTCATAAAACTCAGCTATGTCCCTCATTTTCTCCCAGAAGAGGTACTCGTTTACGCCAAAGAGCTTTACCGCAACAAACCAACCACCAAACACACCCGCTATGTCTGCCAGAATTACCAGCATAGGAACACCTAAAACTCCTGCAAATACCCTGGGAGACACCAGATAACTCACAGGATTTATGCCCATAACTTCTAGCGCATCTATCTGCTCCGTTATCCTCATAGTGCCTATACTGGCAGTCATGGCAGAGCCTACTCTTGCCACCACCATAAGAGATGCCAAAACAGGTCCCAGCTCCCTTCCCATGGATATGGCAACCACAGCTCCTATGAGAAACTCAGCGTTAAACCTGTGGAAAGTGCTGTAAGTTTGCAGAGCAATTACACCACCAGAAAATATGGAAGTTATAACCACCACGGGGACAGTTTCCGCACCCAGGTAAGCCAGCTGGCTTATGAAGTGCCTGAGCTTTGGAGGGTTTACAAACATAAAGTATATGCCCATCAAGGTAAGGATTACTCCCCTTCCCACCTCTTCAATAACTCTTAACATGCCTTAAGTACCTCTCGTACCTCTCCTTTACCTCCTCCATAAAGTCCCCACCAAGCTTCTCCAGAAGAGCATCCGCCAGCACTATGGCAAGCATGGCTTCAGCCACTACGGATGCTGCAGGCACCGCAACCACATCCGACCTCTCCTTTCCGGCTCTTACCTCCTCTTTGGTTTCTATATCCACACTCCTTAGTGGTTTTGTAAGTGTAGGTATAGGTTTCATTACGGCTCTTACAAGCAGTGGCATGCCGTTGGTCATTCCACCCTCCGTTCCTCCAAGGTGGTTGGAGTATCTAAAGTATCCATCTTTTTCTGACCATCCTATCTCGTCATGCACCTCAGAACCAAAGCGCCTGCCGGCTTCAAAGCCAAGCCCGAACTCCACACCTTTTATGGCATGTATGCTAAGTATTGCCTGCGCTATCCTTCCGTCTATCCTTTTGTCCCACTGGATGTGGCTACCAAGTCCTGGAGGGACACCCACAGCAAACACTTCAAATATACCCCCCAAGCTCTCGCCTTTCTCTCTTGCCTCGTCTATAACCTTCATAAACTCCTCATCCTTTGTAGGGTCGGGAAATCTTACAGAAGAAGACTCAGCAAGCTCGTGCCTTCTCAAAAGGTCCTGCTCCTTCAGAGGAGGAGAGCACTTTCCTATGCTTACCACATAGCTGCCTATCTTTATGCCGAGTTCTTCCAGAAACCTTTTGCATACCGTACCCACCGCTACCCTACCCACCGTCTCCCTCGCGGAAGCCCTCTCTAGCACATTTCTGAGGTCTCTCTGGTTATACTTTATGCCACCCACCAGGTCTGCATGACCCGGCCGTGGTCTTGTGAAAGGCACAGCACCCTCCGGTCTTTTCCCTTCTATAGCCATCTTCTCCTGCCAGTTTTCCCAGTCTCTGTTTTGCACCAGCATGGCTATTGGACTACCCAGAGTTTTACCAAAGCGTACACCCGATAGTATCTCCACACTGTCTTTTTCTATTTTCATCCTTCCTCCCCTTCCGTATCCTCTCTGTCTTCTCTCCAGCTCCCTGTTTATGTATTCCGTGCTGATATCCAAGTTAGCCGGAATACCCTCAAGTATGCAAACTACAGCCTTTCCGTGAGACTCCCCTGCGGTCAGAAACCTTATAGGCATCAGCCTGTTCTTACCGCCTTTACCACCTTACCAGCCTTCAGGCACTTGGCACACACATAAACCCTCTTAACAGTGCCGTTGTTTAGCCTTACTCTCATCTTGTGAAGGTTTGGCTTGAAAGTTCTGGAGTTTCGCTCCGCGGAAAAGGTCACACTTTTGCCAAACTTGGTGGTTTTGCCACACACATAACACCTTGCCATCTTTTACCTCCTTTAAATAGATTATTTTACCTCATTTACCAGCTCCTTGATCTTCTTCTCAAGGCTACAAACCCCGTGAGAGTGGCAAAAGATGCACCTATCCTTTGCGTACTTTTTGGCAAGCTTTACCATGTTGTGCCCGCTCAAAGATGTAAATACTATTACCCAGTCCGCGCACGCCAGAGCGCTGTCTATGTTCTGCTGAGTTTCCTGATTTATGAACTTTATGCTCAAGCGATATCTCTTAGCCATTTCCTCCACCTTAGACTTTAGCCTGTCATGACCTCCTAGAATTACCAGCCTCATCTCTACCTCCTTATTGAGATTTAGTCTCAATTTTATATTGTAGGGATAAAGAAGGCAAGATGATAAAGCTCAGAAAATTATTATTTTCTTATACCCTTAAATTGAAAAAGCTTATCCACAGATAAGAAGATCTTATGGTAAGTTGATGGCTCTGAATTACATTTTAAACACCACCAAAGATTGGGAGGTTTAGGTATGAAGTGGGTTATGTTGAGTTTTTTAGGAATTGTGGGAAGCTCCTTTGCGGTGCCTGTCTTCATGGACGGTGAGTATGCCAAAGCTTTCTGCGATGCATGGAACAAAACACCGCAACTTGTGGAAGAGCTTGGCAAGAGCGAAAGCTGGACGGCGGTGCCGGAGAGAAAAATATTCATGTACAGAGAGGACTGCGGTGAAGCAAAACAGATTCAGCTAACCATAAAAAACGAGCAGGGGAAAGCTGTATGCGTTTACGGTGGTCCAGCCAAAGACAAGAGAGGTCCCAACGACTTTCTCATGTATGCCCAAACCCAGAGATGGCTGGAGATGGGAAAGGGAGAGTACGGACCTATGAAGGCTATGATGTTTGGAAGGCTCAAGTTTGAAGGTCCCAAGTTCGTTGCCATGAAAAACATGGGACCCTTCGAAGCCTTCTTAAAATTGATAGATAAGCCTCCTCACGATGCGAGCAGGTGTCCATAATTAAAGCAGAACTTTTTCTAAGGTCAGTCCTTTGGCTTTAGCTGTGTAGGGGCAGGTTTTTCTGTTGGAAAGGTACTCCTCCAAATGTGATAGATTTATTCTCCCCAAACCTATCTGGACCATACAGCCTACCATTCTTCTGACCATGTACCTCAAAAAGCTCCTTGCCCTGAAGCTTATCTCTATGAGGTCTTCCACCTTTGAAAGTCTCACCTCCTCCAGGTCTATCACAGTGTTTTTATCCTCCTCTTCCTTCTTGGCAAAGGCGGAAAAATCTCTCCTGCCTGCTAAAAGCTCACAAGCTTTTTGCATCTTAGAAAGGTCAAGCTTTTGTGGAACCCTCCAGGCGAAGGGCTCTATAAAAGCGTCCCGTGAGAAGGAGTTTAGCACTCTGTAGACATACACCTTACCCCTAACCGAGTATCTGGCGTTGAACCCCTCTTGCACCCACACCCTCTTTATGCCCACATCCTCAGGTAGCAGAGAGTTTAGAGCTTTTAAAAGTTTATAAGGCTCCATCTCCTTTTTGGCATAAAAGTTTGCCACATACTCTTTTGCATGCACTCCCGCATCCGTCCTGCAACACCCAACCAGCTTGATATCCTCTCTAAACACCTTTTCTAAACTCTCCTTTATAACACCCTGAACGGTCCTGAGGTTTGGTTGTACCTGCCAGCCGTGAAAGTTTGTGCCCACATAGGAAAGCAAGAGTACATAGTTGGGCATGGTAAAATTATATTGAGAGTTATGCTTTACATTGGAGATGACAAAAACTTAAAGGTTTATGCGGTTCTTGAAAATGTGGTAGAGATAGAAACAGGAAACCTTTATGGCTACAGATTGGTTTCAAGAATAATTTACGGTAATGAGGAGGGGAGTTTTGCAGAAGTAGCCAACAGAGAACTCAAAATGAGGATAGAGATGGCGGTTTTGGAAGCGGTGCGATCTGCCAATAAAAGCGGTGTCATCTTCGTAAACCTCCCAGTATCCGTAAACATAGAAAGTCTGCCTCTTTATGGGAAGAACGTGGTGGTGAACCTTCCCATGGGCATGGGACTTAAAAACCTTTACATATACAGGAGCAGGATAAAGAGGTGCGGATTGGGCACAGCTCTGGATGATTTTACCAC
The DNA window shown above is from Hydrogenobacter thermophilus TK-6 and carries:
- a CDS encoding MlaE family lipid ABC transporter permease subunit, whose product is MLRVIEEVGRGVILTLMGIYFMFVNPPKLRHFISQLAYLGAETVPVVVITSIFSGGVIALQTYSTFHRFNAEFLIGAVVAISMGRELGPVLASLMVVARVGSAMTASIGTMRITEQIDALEVMGINPVSYLVSPRVFAGVLGVPMLVILADIAGVFGGWFVAVKLFGVNEYLFWEKMRDIAEFYDFIGGLYKAVFFGLIISAVSCYFGFYTGGGTEGVGRATTNSVVVSSMLILISDYFLTAIIF
- the aroC gene encoding chorismate synthase, which translates into the protein MPIRFLTAGESHGKAVVCILEGIPANLDISTEYINRELERRQRGYGRGGRMKIEKDSVEILSGVRFGKTLGSPIAMLVQNRDWENWQEKMAIEGKRPEGAVPFTRPRPGHADLVGGIKYNQRDLRNVLERASARETVGRVAVGTVCKRFLEELGIKIGSYVVSIGKCSPPLKEQDLLRRHELAESSSVRFPDPTKDEEFMKVIDEAREKGESLGGIFEVFAVGVPPGLGSHIQWDKRIDGRIAQAILSIHAIKGVEFGLGFEAGRRFGSEVHDEIGWSEKDGYFRYSNHLGGTEGGMTNGMPLLVRAVMKPIPTLTKPLRSVDIETKEEVRAGKERSDVVAVPAASVVAEAMLAIVLADALLEKLGGDFMEEVKERYERYLRHVKSY
- a CDS encoding DUF2325 domain-containing protein yields the protein MRLVILGGHDRLKSKVEEMAKRYRLSIKFINQETQQNIDSALACADWVIVFTSLSGHNMVKLAKKYAKDRCIFCHSHGVCSLEKKIKELVNEVK
- the mtaB gene encoding tRNA (N(6)-L-threonylcarbamoyladenosine(37)-C(2))-methylthiotransferase MtaB, translated to MRGVAFFTLGCRSNEFDTHFIAHQFQLKGYQVVDFDKADIYVINTCSVTAGAERSSRQAIYRAKRLNPNSLVVVTGCYAQINPQALSELKEVDLVVGNTHKRDILRIVEEYLSERKGKVYVDNVFRQNSVESFELITYFEKVRPFVKVQEGCNRFCSFCVIPFARGKSRSVLKEKVLKEAELLAERGFKEIVLTGTQLTQYGWDIATDLCDLLKDLVKIRGIELIRLSSLYPSEISQKLLDFVLLEEKIAPHFHLPLQSGSDRILQLMRRDYSVKDYVHLVEKVIEKRPLSSVGTDVIVGFPSESDKDFEETYKLLSQLPIHYMHVFPYSDREGTKACKMSRKVSQKVKKERVKTLKSLDQQKRAEFLKKNEGKELRALVIEENMLLTENYLNLEREGYTSIGELVRVKV
- the truA gene encoding tRNA pseudouridine(38-40) synthase TruA, which codes for MPNYVLLLSYVGTNFHGWQVQPNLRTVQGVIKESLEKVFREDIKLVGCCRTDAGVHAKEYVANFYAKKEMEPYKLLKALNSLLPEDVGIKRVWVQEGFNARYSVRGKVYVYRVLNSFSRDAFIEPFAWRVPQKLDLSKMQKACELLAGRRDFSAFAKKEEEDKNTVIDLEEVRLSKVEDLIEISFRARSFLRYMVRRMVGCMVQIGLGRINLSHLEEYLSNRKTCPYTAKAKGLTLEKVLL
- a CDS encoding EAL domain-containing protein; amino-acid sequence: MLYIGDDKNLKVYAVLENVVEIETGNLYGYRLVSRIIYGNEEGSFAEVANRELKMRIEMAVLEAVRSANKSGVIFVNLPVSVNIESLPLYGKNVVVNLPMGMGLKNLYIYRSRIKRCGLGTALDDFTTIGYELREIMFGAFDYVFFSDSFYTNANKKDLKKAVELVKYYGSKVCFKKIDTTSKLEMARSVGAQLGHGFLFGYEQIKAQL
- a CDS encoding RrF2 family transcriptional regulator; this translates as MIYSETVKYALLALAYLALNRDRLVKVEEIAEAQKIPKPFLSKIFHKLARERVLRSYKGPTGGFALAVPPEQITIMDVIRYLDEDYKLDYCALRPGRCEEWQVSPCRVHEKWTRLRDTIMDYLNNTTIAELAEVEEKHRHEKPVQLEKFSK
- a CDS encoding siroheme decarboxylase subunit alpha, with protein sequence MGNEFDKILKIIQKDIPLVKEPFSVLAQEVGIEEGKLLKTIEKLVEDGIVRHIAPIYDSRLLGYDSALIAFKVDRQKLEEVANFVNACPGVSHNYERTHDFNLWFTLAVPPEISELEDVVRLMAERERVKDYLVLRVVRLFKIGVKLDYESPAEKESVDTKVYTYTPLTEEEKRIVSITQGSFPLVERPFLEYAKRLRMSEEELLEKLSALKERGVLRRISAVLYHRRAGYVANAMSVWEVPEDAIEEVGRYIAGFKGVSHCYQRTTSEKFRYNLFAMMHGKGQEEIKLLAETISREKALSKYALLFSTREFKKVRIKYFSEEFERWFKELISA
- a CDS encoding ribonucleoside triphosphate reductase; protein product: MLRIGGVEELKRKVERELPLVVKRDGILVPFDRSRIQRAMFKAFKAVGEFVEQSILDELVEDVVTKVLSLGKQRVHVEEIQDLVEETLILHGFAKTAKAYILYRKRREELRDISNAIVDAERVVQEYIHKQDWRVQENANASYSFSGLMLHTAGTVIAHYMLTHVYPEKIAKAHREGDFHIHDLSHGIVGYCAGWSLEDLLRKGFRGGYGKVTAGPAKHLSSLLGQIVNFLGCTQMEFAGAQALNSVDTYLAPFVRVDKLSYEEVKQLIQQLVFSLNVPSRWGSQAPFINFSFDWTVPEDMKERPVIIGGVERPDIGYYGDFQKEMDIINRAFLEVMMEGDYMERIFSFPIPTYNITPDFVWESPNARLLWRITAKYGIPYFQNFISSSLKPGDVRSMCCRLQLDLRELRSRMGGLFGSADKTGSIGVVTINLPRIAYLSKDEEEFLARLSHLMELARESLEIKRKVIERNLKKGLMPYTREYLDSFDTFFSTIGLIGMNEACLNLLGVSIAEKEGRDFAIKVLKFMREKLADFQEQTGHLYNLEATPAEGTSYRLAKIDKAKFPDIITAGEKEPYYTNSTHLPVGLTDDPFEVLEHQKDLQVLYTGGTVIHFFLQESPNELAVANFVKKVLELYPVPYITITPTFSVCEDHGYIRGEHFTCPECGKPAEVYSRVVGYYRPVQRWNRGKQEEFKDRLEYVI
- a CDS encoding SCP2 sterol-binding domain-containing protein, whose protein sequence is MKWVMLSFLGIVGSSFAVPVFMDGEYAKAFCDAWNKTPQLVEELGKSESWTAVPERKIFMYREDCGEAKQIQLTIKNEQGKAVCVYGGPAKDKRGPNDFLMYAQTQRWLEMGKGEYGPMKAMMFGRLKFEGPKFVAMKNMGPFEAFLKLIDKPPHDASRCP
- the rpmB gene encoding 50S ribosomal protein L28; this translates as MARCYVCGKTTKFGKSVTFSAERNSRTFKPNLHKMRVRLNNGTVKRVYVCAKCLKAGKVVKAVRTG